Proteins from a genomic interval of Paenibacillus lentus:
- a CDS encoding ABC transporter permease gives MIALSLEFFKLRRKRIFLMIILFLLAQMVWAFLSLSMSMSKNNIAHPQWEAVIAIVASMNGLFLPIISAIIVSRVCDMEHKGNTWKMIMTTNINRKQIYLAKYVCVLLLLLFYVILQTALITLFGLTNDFLSPAPLILLGQYILGTMITSTTIVALQQWVSLSLKNQAFALCLGMVGGFIGMTADLFPAIIRQFFIWSYYTGLSPATYLFTEKAATYTTRPIDPLLLIIALILTAILYAAGNWRISSKEV, from the coding sequence ATGATAGCTTTATCCTTGGAGTTCTTCAAACTGCGACGTAAACGGATATTTCTAATGATCATCTTATTCTTACTAGCCCAGATGGTCTGGGCCTTTCTGTCCTTAAGTATGTCCATGAGTAAAAACAATATTGCCCACCCTCAATGGGAAGCAGTTATAGCTATCGTCGCATCCATGAATGGGCTTTTCTTGCCAATCATTTCCGCTATTATCGTTTCCCGAGTCTGCGACATGGAACATAAAGGAAATACTTGGAAAATGATTATGACAACTAATATAAATCGAAAACAAATTTATTTAGCTAAATATGTTTGTGTCCTTTTATTACTGTTATTCTATGTCATTTTACAAACTGCTTTAATCACTTTATTTGGGCTCACCAACGATTTTTTATCACCAGCTCCCCTAATTCTATTGGGGCAATACATTTTAGGAACGATGATCACTAGTACGACGATTGTTGCTCTTCAACAGTGGGTCTCATTAAGTTTAAAAAATCAGGCATTCGCCCTCTGTCTCGGGATGGTTGGCGGTTTTATAGGCATGACTGCTGATTTGTTCCCTGCAATCATCCGTCAATTTTTCATTTGGTCTTATTACACCGGCCTAAGCCCGGCCACTTATCTTTTCACTGAAAAAGCAGCAACCTATACAACAAGACCAATTGATCCATTACTGCTTATTATTGCATTAATTCTAACCGCTATCCTTTATGCAGCCGGCAACTGGCGTATTTCAAGCAAGGAAGTATAG
- a CDS encoding ABC transporter ATP-binding protein — MNENAIVATNNLSKYYDQICRVNKVNMEVKEGEIYGFLGPNGAGKSTTLKMLLGLVKPTEGNVKIFGKDWSKHRQSILNQIGSLIESPSYYGHLTGIENMRIMQRLRQVPNKNVEEALRIVRLENQKNKKVEQYSLGMKQRLGIAMAILSFPKLLILDEPTNGLDPAGIGEIRELIKSLPQRYGMTVLLSSHLLSEIEQIATSVGIISDGKLLFQGDMSLLKARSKASISIKTMDNALAIKTLLPHGFMAESKKDRFFFNYMSDSQVAHINKLLVDHGIEVIRIEENKMSLEDIFLELTGKERSL, encoded by the coding sequence ATGAATGAGAATGCAATTGTAGCAACCAATAATCTTTCTAAGTACTATGACCAAATATGCCGGGTCAATAAAGTAAATATGGAAGTGAAGGAAGGAGAAATCTATGGTTTTCTAGGCCCTAACGGAGCTGGAAAATCTACAACTTTAAAAATGCTGCTGGGCTTAGTCAAACCTACCGAAGGTAATGTCAAGATCTTCGGAAAGGACTGGAGCAAGCACCGCCAATCCATTTTAAATCAAATAGGTTCCTTGATTGAATCACCATCTTATTACGGCCACTTGACAGGGATCGAGAATATGCGTATTATGCAGCGCTTGCGCCAAGTTCCAAACAAAAATGTTGAGGAAGCTCTACGGATTGTACGACTCGAAAACCAGAAAAACAAAAAGGTAGAGCAATATTCGCTGGGAATGAAGCAGCGTCTAGGAATCGCAATGGCTATATTATCGTTTCCAAAGCTTTTAATTCTAGACGAACCTACGAACGGACTCGATCCGGCTGGTATCGGAGAAATACGAGAATTAATCAAATCTCTACCGCAACGCTACGGAATGACTGTCTTACTCTCTAGTCATTTATTATCTGAAATTGAACAAATCGCTACCTCTGTAGGAATTATCAGTGACGGAAAATTACTTTTTCAAGGGGATATGAGCCTATTAAAAGCACGAAGCAAGGCATCTATCTCTATAAAAACAATGGATAATGCATTAGCAATAAAAACACTGCTTCCTCATGGCTTTATGGCTGAATCCAAAAAAGATCGCTTCTTCTTTAATTACATGAGCGATTCTCAAGTTGCTCATATCAACAAATTGCTTGTGGATCATGGCATTGAGGTAATTCGTATCGAAGAAAACAAAATGAGCTTAGAAGACATATTTCTTGAATTAACAGGGAAGGAGCGAAGTCTTTAA
- a CDS encoding response regulator transcription factor, with the protein MDLTKNKKILIVDDEYEIRVMIEGILRKEGFFRIYTASDAQTALALCRAERPDIAILDVMLPDLDGFELLTQLRTFTPMPVIFLSARGEDEDRLLGLGLGADDYIVKPFLPRELLLRITAVLKRVYMPIPTEQFPVFHLGEIIVDLESATVLKDHREYPLTAKEHALLVKLYESHGRIVTIDALCQAGWGDDGIGYENTLMVHIRRIRSKIEADPSNPQHLLTVRGLGYKLVLKE; encoded by the coding sequence ATGGATTTGACTAAAAATAAAAAGATTTTAATTGTTGATGATGAATACGAAATTAGAGTCATGATTGAAGGGATTTTGCGCAAAGAAGGTTTTTTTAGAATTTATACAGCTTCGGATGCCCAGACTGCTTTGGCGCTATGTCGTGCAGAAAGACCGGACATTGCGATACTGGATGTTATGCTGCCAGATCTGGACGGGTTTGAGTTGCTTACTCAATTGCGGACGTTTACTCCTATGCCAGTAATATTTCTCTCGGCAAGGGGAGAAGATGAGGACAGATTGCTAGGTCTTGGTTTAGGGGCAGATGATTATATCGTTAAGCCTTTTTTGCCTCGTGAATTGCTATTAAGAATTACGGCAGTGCTGAAACGAGTATATATGCCTATACCAACAGAACAATTTCCAGTCTTTCATCTTGGAGAGATCATCGTAGATTTAGAGAGTGCTACTGTATTAAAGGATCACCGGGAATATCCGTTGACCGCGAAAGAGCATGCACTGCTTGTGAAGTTATATGAGAGCCATGGCCGCATTGTGACTATTGACGCTTTATGCCAAGCAGGGTGGGGCGATGATGGGATTGGTTATGAAAATACCTTAATGGTTCACATTAGACGGATAAGGTCGAAGATAGAAGCTGATCCTTCCAATCCGCAGCATTTATTAACAGTTAGGGGATTAGGATATAAGCTAGTCTTAAAGGAGTAA
- a CDS encoding sensor histidine kinase, protein MDAVKVILRRFVGFTIMLSIFLLVLNIVMLSLLISNEIKGEDSPKSVLQNVVASLHKVDAGYALDDDVKDKLRQNQAWAMLLNKEGDVDWEYLLPAEIPRTFSVIDVAKFSRSYLMGYPVFVWEHSDSLVVVGFPKQSYAKYHSYFLVQWVSSLPLRIVLMIVGNIAIVLLLSIIIGTSFVKSVKPLIEGVHALSKENPIHVEAKGIFSDLAYSINYTSDMLQEKNESLKMRDEARSNWITGISHDIRTPLSMILGYASELEESSDVSDEQRRQAGIIRQQGEKLRSLIADLNLVSKLEYEMQPLNLEVTRLSAIARQVTTDFLNNGLDDRYQINLNVTGDHAKILADRKLLMRAVTNLVQNSINHNPQGCTIELAIHYGSGHLPCQFIVCDNGVGISNLDLKDLLELPYSSQRKTPVRAGHGLGLPMVARIVSAHQGELSLRSGYGQGLVVTMFFPSI, encoded by the coding sequence ATGGATGCTGTCAAAGTTATTTTGAGGAGATTTGTAGGTTTCACAATCATGTTGTCCATTTTTTTGCTGGTACTCAATATAGTGATGTTGAGTTTATTAATATCAAATGAAATCAAAGGAGAGGATTCTCCAAAGTCTGTACTACAAAATGTAGTAGCCTCTTTACATAAAGTTGATGCAGGCTATGCTTTGGACGATGACGTGAAAGATAAGCTGCGGCAAAATCAAGCATGGGCCATGCTACTGAATAAAGAAGGAGATGTGGATTGGGAATATCTATTGCCTGCAGAAATACCACGAACTTTTAGCGTTATTGATGTTGCAAAGTTTTCACGCAGTTATTTAATGGGATATCCCGTATTTGTGTGGGAACATAGCGATAGTCTTGTTGTGGTAGGCTTCCCAAAACAGAGCTATGCCAAATATCATTCTTATTTCCTTGTTCAATGGGTCAGTTCATTACCCCTTCGTATAGTTTTAATGATCGTTGGAAATATTGCCATAGTATTACTACTATCTATTATTATTGGCACAAGCTTTGTAAAATCTGTAAAGCCACTAATAGAAGGGGTTCATGCATTAAGCAAAGAGAACCCGATACATGTAGAAGCTAAGGGGATTTTTAGTGATCTTGCATATAGTATTAATTACACTTCAGATATGCTCCAAGAAAAGAATGAGTCGCTTAAAATGAGAGATGAAGCGCGTTCTAATTGGATAACTGGAATATCACACGATATAAGAACACCATTGTCCATGATTCTTGGTTATGCAAGTGAATTGGAAGAGAGTTCCGATGTATCTGATGAACAAAGAAGGCAAGCTGGCATAATACGCCAACAAGGAGAAAAACTACGATCTCTCATTGCTGATTTAAATCTTGTTTCCAAGTTAGAGTATGAGATGCAGCCATTAAACTTAGAAGTAACCCGATTGTCTGCGATAGCTCGGCAGGTCACGACTGATTTCTTGAATAACGGCTTAGATGACCGATATCAGATTAATTTGAATGTAACCGGAGATCATGCAAAAATTCTGGCAGATCGAAAGCTGCTTATGCGGGCAGTCACCAATCTGGTACAAAATAGTATTAATCACAATCCCCAGGGATGCACAATTGAACTGGCAATTCATTATGGTTCTGGGCATTTACCATGTCAATTTATTGTATGTGACAATGGGGTTGGTATTAGTAACCTGGACTTGAAAGACTTATTAGAATTGCCTTATTCTTCACAAAGAAAGACTCCTGTTCGCGCTGGACATGGACTAGGTTTGCCGATGGTAGCTAGGATTGTTAGCGCACATCAAGGCGAACTAAGTTTAAGGAGCGGTTATGGTCAAGGTTTGGTAGTTACCATGTTCTTTCCTTCAATCTAA
- a CDS encoding type A2 lanthipeptide — protein MNNLNVNAMAAIEDISDEELMVITGAAAVAASGGVICTISHECHYNSVSPAAWATCC, from the coding sequence ATGAATAATCTTAACGTGAATGCAATGGCAGCAATTGAAGACATTAGTGATGAAGAGCTTATGGTTATCACTGGTGCAGCAGCAGTAGCCGCGAGTGGAGGAGTTATTTGTACAATTAGTCATGAATGTCATTATAATTCTGTTTCTCCAGCCGCATGGGCAACTTGCTGTTAA